A region of Solibacillus isronensis DNA encodes the following proteins:
- a CDS encoding YczE/YyaS/YitT family protein produces the protein MSKKFKWQWGSFFVGMMIMALGITMTIKGNVVGTAPWDVFHIGLYKQIGLTIGSWSILTGLTIIIGTSIYLKRIPKLATFLNMLFIGSFIDLFNWLLPETGIFVLELTYFTAGFFVMSIGCALYIAASLGEGPRDTIMMIIASKGYSVKTGRLVMEVFATGAGWLLGGPVGFGTVILALGTGYVIQPSLFFFKRKLEEIIGEPLT, from the coding sequence GTGTCGAAAAAATTTAAGTGGCAATGGGGAAGTTTCTTTGTAGGAATGATGATCATGGCGCTTGGTATCACGATGACGATTAAAGGGAATGTTGTCGGGACCGCACCATGGGATGTATTCCATATTGGTCTTTACAAGCAAATTGGGTTGACGATCGGTTCCTGGTCCATTTTAACGGGTCTGACGATTATTATCGGGACATCGATTTATTTAAAGCGCATTCCGAAGCTTGCGACGTTTTTAAATATGCTGTTCATTGGTTCATTTATCGATTTGTTCAATTGGCTCCTGCCAGAGACAGGTATTTTTGTACTGGAACTTACGTATTTTACAGCCGGCTTTTTTGTGATGAGCATTGGCTGCGCGCTGTATATCGCGGCAAGTCTTGGCGAAGGCCCGCGTGACACGATTATGATGATTATTGCGAGTAAAGGCTATTCTGTGAAAACAGGGCGGCTTGTTATGGAAGTATTTGCGACTGGCGCCGGCTGGCTGCTTGGTGGTCCTGTTGGTTTTGGGACGGTTATTTTAGCGCTCGGCACAGGTTATGTCATTCAGCCTTCACTGTTTTTCTTTAAAAGAAAGCTTGAGGAAATAATCGGAGAGCCGCTTACATAA
- a CDS encoding staygreen family protein codes for MNKFNPERLSVEYRDVVTATEPVISRHHTLTHSDDTGELFLTIGTQFAWDKVNKNMRDEVIGEWKTNGYYICYNAYVMVNKEGQDFNTAMRRYEVFRRELPLALTAIRYGDRFIFDVYPALDIGLIIVNFISTYPQLNTQEIFGTFSSYSTSF; via the coding sequence ATGAACAAATTTAATCCCGAAAGGCTGTCCGTTGAATACAGGGATGTTGTTACCGCAACAGAACCTGTTATTTCAAGACACCATACACTCACCCATTCTGATGACACCGGAGAATTATTTTTAACAATTGGAACACAGTTTGCGTGGGACAAAGTGAATAAGAATATGAGAGATGAAGTAATTGGCGAATGGAAAACGAATGGGTACTATATATGTTACAACGCCTATGTAATGGTTAACAAAGAAGGTCAGGATTTTAATACAGCTATGCGGCGGTATGAAGTATTCCGGCGCGAATTGCCGCTTGCATTGACGGCGATCCGTTATGGTGACCGCTTTATATTCGATGTCTATCCAGCTTTGGACATTGGATTAATCATTGTAAACTTTATATCCACATACCCCCAGCTAAACACACAAGAGATTTTTGGGACTTTCAGCAGTTATTCCACTTCCTTTTAA
- a CDS encoding carbon-nitrogen family hydrolase: protein MKIGCIQLNVGFGKVDENYERAEKFIREAVAGGAEIVVLPEMWNTGYALEKLEELADENGERTKAFLSSLSKELAVHIVGGSVSVKRDDKFYNTMYTYNRDGELVGEYSKVHLFRLMDEHLYLESGSDMNRFALGELEAGGAICYDIRFPEWLRSHALDGAKVLFVPAQWPTPRIDHWKILLQARAIENQCFVVAVNRIARKVENFNGQSMIIGPWGEVLWTGAEDEELAIIDVDFSTVDEVRGRIPVYEDRRPGLYEKVIKE, encoded by the coding sequence ATGAAAATTGGTTGTATTCAGTTGAATGTTGGTTTTGGCAAGGTAGATGAAAACTATGAACGCGCGGAGAAATTTATTCGCGAAGCGGTAGCAGGCGGTGCTGAAATCGTTGTATTACCGGAAATGTGGAATACGGGCTATGCGCTCGAAAAACTGGAAGAGCTGGCAGACGAAAATGGTGAACGTACGAAAGCATTTTTAAGCAGTCTTTCAAAAGAATTGGCGGTACATATTGTAGGTGGATCGGTATCGGTGAAGCGTGATGATAAGTTTTACAATACGATGTATACGTACAATCGTGATGGTGAGTTAGTCGGCGAGTACAGTAAAGTGCATTTATTCCGCTTAATGGATGAGCATTTGTATTTGGAATCCGGCAGTGACATGAATCGTTTCGCGTTAGGTGAGCTCGAAGCAGGCGGAGCGATTTGTTATGATATTCGTTTCCCGGAGTGGCTGCGTTCTCATGCGCTGGATGGTGCTAAGGTGCTGTTCGTACCAGCACAATGGCCGACACCACGTATTGATCACTGGAAAATATTACTGCAGGCGCGAGCAATTGAAAACCAGTGCTTTGTCGTTGCGGTAAATCGTATTGCCCGTAAAGTGGAAAATTTCAATGGTCAGTCAATGATTATCGGACCATGGGGTGAGGTGCTTTGGACAGGAGCAGAAGATGAGGAGCTGGCGATCATTGACGTTGATTTTTCAACAGTCGATGAAGTGCGCGGCCGCATCCCTGTATACGAAGATCGCCGTCCGGGTCTTTATGAAAAAGTAATAAAAGAATAA
- a CDS encoding nitroreductase family protein, producing MNFEELVKSRHSATNFIENEQMTEEDFKNIFELTKLAPSAYNLQFTNYLVITDLEKKERVKELSYNQYKIHTASGVVIVMGNKNSIEMPEVEKIYSPLKMLKMMDEVEYDMTMELIKGYSDGLKDNPHELNLELMRNAGIHAMLFMMSAKHYGFDTCPMHVHNVEELRKEFNIPDHLEPVMMITIGKSVEKVRARGYRKPVGEFVNFNGY from the coding sequence ATGAACTTTGAAGAATTAGTAAAGTCTCGCCATTCCGCTACAAACTTTATTGAAAATGAACAAATGACAGAAGAGGATTTTAAAAATATATTTGAGCTGACAAAGCTGGCTCCAAGTGCATACAACTTGCAGTTTACGAACTACTTGGTTATTACAGATCTGGAGAAGAAGGAAAGAGTAAAAGAATTAAGCTACAACCAATATAAGATACATACAGCGAGCGGTGTTGTTATTGTTATGGGTAATAAAAACAGCATTGAAATGCCGGAAGTTGAAAAAATCTACAGTCCATTAAAAATGCTGAAGATGATGGATGAAGTCGAATACGACATGACGATGGAATTAATTAAAGGGTATAGTGACGGGTTAAAAGACAATCCGCACGAATTAAATTTAGAACTGATGCGAAATGCAGGTATTCATGCCATGCTCTTTATGATGAGTGCCAAGCATTACGGGTTTGATACATGTCCGATGCATGTCCATAATGTTGAGGAATTACGAAAAGAGTTCAATATACCAGATCATTTAGAACCGGTTATGATGATTACGATTGGGAAAAGCGTAGAGAAAGTGCGAGCACGAGGCTACCGGAAACCAGTCGGTGAATTTGTGAATTTCAATGGGTATTAA
- a CDS encoding glycine C-acetyltransferase, translated as MSNVLNTFLDENLLALQAQGLYNEIDPVEGANGPIIKVGGKQLVNLSSNNYLGLATNDELKKIAQDTIASYGVGAGAVRTINGTLDLHVKLEETLAKFKGTEAAISYQSGFNCNMAAISAVMDKNDAILSDALNHASIIDGCRLSKAKIIPFAHADMDDLRAKAKDATESGLYNKVMVITDGVFSMDGDIAKLPEIVEIAKEFDLITYVDDAHGSGVTGKGAGTVKHFGLQHDIDFQIGTLSKAIGVVGGYVAGKKNLIDWLKVRSRPFLFSTALPPGDVAAITRAVEMIMESTELHDKLWENGQYLKDGLAKLGFNIGNSETPITPCIIGEEKLTQQFSKRLLEEGVYAKAIVFPTVPKGTGRVRNMPTAAHTKEMLDEALAIYEKVGRELEVIK; from the coding sequence ATGTCAAACGTATTAAATACCTTTTTAGATGAAAACTTACTGGCACTACAAGCACAAGGTTTATACAACGAAATCGATCCGGTAGAAGGAGCAAACGGCCCGATTATCAAAGTTGGAGGCAAACAGCTTGTAAACCTGTCTTCAAACAACTATTTAGGTTTGGCGACGAACGATGAGCTGAAGAAAATCGCTCAAGACACGATCGCTTCATACGGTGTCGGTGCTGGTGCTGTTCGTACAATTAACGGCACACTTGATCTACATGTAAAACTGGAAGAAACATTAGCAAAGTTTAAAGGTACAGAAGCAGCAATTAGCTATCAATCAGGCTTCAACTGTAATATGGCGGCAATTTCGGCTGTTATGGACAAAAATGATGCAATATTATCGGATGCATTAAACCATGCTTCAATTATCGACGGCTGCCGTTTATCTAAAGCAAAAATCATTCCGTTTGCGCATGCGGATATGGATGATTTACGCGCAAAAGCAAAAGACGCAACAGAATCAGGCCTTTACAATAAAGTAATGGTCATTACAGATGGCGTTTTCTCGATGGACGGCGATATTGCCAAGCTTCCGGAAATCGTGGAAATCGCAAAAGAATTTGATTTGATTACGTATGTAGACGATGCACACGGTTCAGGCGTTACAGGTAAAGGTGCCGGAACAGTGAAGCATTTCGGTCTGCAACATGATATCGACTTCCAAATCGGTACATTGTCAAAAGCAATCGGTGTTGTCGGCGGCTATGTGGCAGGGAAGAAAAATCTGATCGACTGGCTAAAAGTTCGATCTCGTCCGTTTTTATTCTCAACAGCATTACCACCAGGGGATGTTGCGGCTATTACACGTGCTGTAGAGATGATTATGGAATCAACTGAGCTGCATGACAAGCTTTGGGAAAACGGTCAGTATTTAAAAGACGGCCTAGCAAAACTTGGCTTTAATATCGGTAATTCGGAAACACCGATTACACCATGTATTATCGGCGAAGAAAAGCTGACACAACAATTCTCGAAACGTTTACTCGAAGAAGGTGTGTACGCAAAAGCAATCGTGTTCCCGACAGTACCAAAAGGAACAGGCCGCGTGCGCAATATGCCAACAGCGGCACATACGAAAGAAATGCTCGATGAAGCACTAGCGATTTATGAAAAAGTAGGCCGCGAGTTAGAAGTAATTAAATAA
- a CDS encoding EamA family transporter, with amino-acid sequence MKINKGVFFVLLGAGCFGFTPVFAKLGFGHGYSLGQINLVQMVISFLLLWSITFLKGGGLKGLTKKNILPIMITGCFIGLTSIFYYGAMQYLPASLAIILMFQFIWIGILFEWVFNKIKPAPITIFAIVLILVGVFFASNILTGDMQGLPIKGFVMGILSAFTYAAFIFFSGKVAVDVNPLTRTALMVTGSTILVFILFMKDIPAVFPLEGNLVTSAAGVSLFGAVLPPLFYAVGAPLISGGLANILTSVELPVAILSASIILAETVTPLQWIGIVLILIAIVLNEIGPNIIRMRKTYKENNSSSA; translated from the coding sequence ATGAAGATAAATAAAGGAGTATTCTTTGTACTGCTAGGTGCAGGATGCTTTGGTTTTACACCTGTGTTCGCTAAATTAGGGTTTGGGCACGGTTACTCACTTGGGCAAATCAATCTTGTCCAAATGGTCATTTCCTTTCTGCTGTTATGGTCGATCACTTTCCTAAAAGGGGGCGGGTTGAAGGGGCTGACTAAAAAGAACATCCTTCCAATTATGATTACCGGATGTTTTATCGGTTTAACAAGTATTTTTTATTATGGTGCGATGCAGTATTTACCTGCTTCACTGGCCATCATTTTAATGTTCCAGTTCATTTGGATCGGCATTCTGTTCGAATGGGTTTTCAATAAAATTAAGCCCGCGCCGATTACTATATTTGCAATTGTGCTTATTCTTGTCGGTGTATTTTTTGCATCGAATATTTTAACTGGCGATATGCAAGGCCTTCCGATTAAAGGGTTTGTTATGGGCATATTATCTGCCTTTACATATGCTGCCTTTATCTTTTTCAGCGGGAAAGTCGCCGTTGATGTCAATCCATTAACCCGTACCGCTTTAATGGTGACAGGTTCAACGATTTTAGTATTTATCCTATTTATGAAGGACATCCCTGCTGTATTTCCCCTTGAAGGAAACTTGGTGACGAGTGCTGCTGGGGTTTCATTGTTTGGAGCAGTATTGCCGCCACTGTTTTATGCAGTCGGTGCACCACTCATTTCAGGAGGTTTGGCGAATATATTAACTTCTGTTGAACTGCCTGTCGCGATTTTATCGGCGAGCATTATTTTGGCCGAAACGGTCACACCTTTGCAATGGATCGGAATTGTGCTGATCCTCATAGCGATTGTATTAAATGAAATCGGCCCGAACATCATTCGGATGAGAAAAACGTACAAAGAGAACAATTCTTCATCAGCATAA
- a CDS encoding EAL domain-containing protein — translation MKTFVNSKPNNSIDFKEMMQRFLLKNNMIRHLSQSIALKNIIAQEAMNTYFQPIYDVKSNTTFGFEALNRPIALKLFQSADIFYEFVGQTDKVFLFECFCRNLSLVRYHKKWLNYNKKKDFTLFINIHPNVLLDKNYHSGETRALLEKLNISPEQVVFELTERSAVGDFEEFARVLSHYRSQGYRIAVDDVGSGYNSLKTLIYLKPEFIKLDRSLIQNIDQHKAQQQLLTVILNYAIESGTKVIAEGIETKAEYEFIQSVGVHYAQGYAIGRPYEDLIEGSNPISG, via the coding sequence ATGAAAACATTCGTAAATTCAAAGCCGAACAATTCAATTGACTTCAAGGAAATGATGCAGCGGTTTCTGTTAAAGAATAATATGATCCGCCATCTATCCCAGTCAATAGCATTGAAAAATATCATTGCGCAAGAAGCGATGAATACATATTTCCAGCCTATTTATGATGTGAAAAGCAACACGACATTTGGCTTTGAAGCATTGAACCGCCCGATTGCGCTGAAACTTTTTCAATCGGCGGATATTTTCTATGAATTTGTTGGGCAAACGGATAAAGTATTTTTGTTTGAATGCTTTTGCCGGAATCTTTCGCTCGTACGCTATCATAAAAAATGGCTCAATTACAATAAGAAGAAGGATTTCACATTGTTTATCAACATCCATCCAAATGTTTTACTCGATAAAAATTATCATAGCGGTGAAACGAGAGCTTTACTGGAAAAATTAAATATATCCCCTGAACAGGTCGTATTTGAGCTGACCGAGCGCAGTGCTGTCGGAGATTTCGAGGAATTTGCACGGGTACTTTCCCACTACCGGTCACAAGGCTATCGCATTGCGGTTGATGATGTCGGTTCAGGCTACAATAGTTTAAAAACATTAATTTACTTAAAGCCGGAATTTATTAAACTGGATCGCTCACTTATTCAAAATATCGATCAGCATAAAGCACAGCAGCAGCTTTTAACAGTCATTTTAAATTATGCGATTGAATCGGGGACAAAAGTAATTGCTGAAGGCATTGAAACAAAGGCGGAATATGAATTCATCCAATCAGTCGGCGTTCATTATGCGCAAGGCTATGCAATCGGGCGCCCTTATGAGGATTTAATAGAAGGAAGTAATCCTATTTCTGGATGA
- a CDS encoding YolD-like family protein, which yields MNKDRGTIKWSAMMLPEHVKLLREWQEEDTIVTQPQLDEAQLEQININLQRAYTEHCPIQLKVWEQTGLYTVSGAIQKINIHEQYVKLINSERIQFHHIYEALLDE from the coding sequence ATGAACAAAGATAGAGGAACAATTAAATGGAGCGCAATGATGCTGCCGGAGCATGTCAAACTATTGCGTGAATGGCAAGAAGAGGACACAATTGTTACCCAACCCCAACTCGACGAAGCCCAGTTAGAACAAATTAACATCAATCTGCAGCGAGCCTACACAGAACATTGCCCGATCCAACTAAAAGTATGGGAGCAAACAGGCCTCTATACAGTTTCCGGGGCAATCCAAAAAATCAACATCCACGAACAATACGTAAAACTGATAAACAGCGAAAGAATTCAGTTCCACCATATTTATGAAGCACTCTTGGATGAGTAG
- a CDS encoding pyridoxal phosphate-dependent aminotransferase: MIEFSKKLQQLPPQFFAALVNKVNEALAEGRDVINLGQGNPDQPTPAHIVEALQNAANDPQTHKYSPFRGIAELKQAAADFYKREYNVDIDPASEVAVLGGTKIGLVELPLGLLNPGDYMLLPDPGYPDYLSGVALADVKFDTIPLQEENHFLPDYEALSAEIKSRAKLMYLNYPNNPTGGVATHEFFEQTVQFAKENNIAVAHDFAYGALGFDGERPPSFLQAPGAKEVGIELYTLSKSYNMAGWRIGFAVGNAKMIEAINIIQDHLFCSQFPAIQHAAAVALNEEQACVQELRALYERRRNVLVEEAHKIGWEITAPKGSFFAWLPVPAPYTSELFADYLLERADIAVAAGNGFGEYGEGYIRVGLLVDEERLREAMQRVAKLGLFEETVLK, encoded by the coding sequence ATGATTGAATTCTCGAAAAAGCTGCAACAGTTACCACCACAGTTTTTCGCAGCACTTGTAAACAAAGTAAATGAAGCGCTTGCTGAAGGGCGCGATGTGATTAATTTAGGTCAGGGAAATCCGGATCAGCCAACACCGGCACATATTGTTGAAGCACTGCAAAATGCGGCAAATGATCCACAAACACATAAATATTCCCCGTTCCGTGGTATTGCAGAGCTCAAGCAAGCAGCTGCAGATTTCTATAAACGTGAATATAATGTCGACATTGATCCCGCTTCAGAAGTGGCTGTTCTTGGCGGAACGAAAATCGGTTTAGTCGAACTTCCGCTTGGACTCCTGAATCCAGGCGATTATATGCTCCTCCCAGATCCGGGTTATCCGGATTACTTATCCGGTGTCGCACTGGCAGATGTAAAGTTTGATACGATACCGCTTCAAGAGGAAAATCACTTTTTGCCGGACTACGAGGCATTGTCTGCAGAAATTAAAAGCCGGGCAAAATTGATGTATTTAAACTATCCGAACAACCCGACTGGCGGTGTCGCAACGCATGAATTTTTTGAACAGACCGTACAGTTCGCTAAAGAGAATAACATTGCGGTTGCTCATGACTTCGCTTACGGGGCACTGGGCTTTGATGGTGAACGCCCGCCAAGCTTCCTGCAGGCACCCGGTGCAAAAGAAGTCGGCATTGAGCTTTATACATTGTCCAAATCGTACAATATGGCGGGCTGGCGTATCGGCTTTGCTGTCGGTAATGCAAAAATGATTGAAGCGATTAATATTATTCAGGACCATCTGTTTTGCAGCCAGTTCCCTGCTATTCAGCATGCAGCGGCCGTTGCACTGAACGAGGAGCAAGCTTGTGTACAGGAACTTCGTGCATTATATGAGCGTCGCCGCAATGTACTCGTTGAAGAGGCTCATAAAATCGGCTGGGAAATCACAGCTCCGAAAGGCTCGTTTTTCGCATGGCTCCCTGTACCTGCACCATATACAAGCGAGCTATTTGCCGACTATTTGCTGGAAAGAGCGGATATTGCCGTTGCAGCCGGTAATGGTTTTGGTGAATACGGCGAAGGCTATATTCGTGTCGGACTGCTCGTCGATGAAGAACGTTTGCGCGAAGCAATGCAGCGTGTCGCGAAGCTTGGTCTGTTTGAGGAGACGGTTTTGAAATAA
- the ybaK gene encoding Cys-tRNA(Pro) deacylase — MAKKQAKTNAVRLIEQKKIAHEIFEYTINDGEAVDGLTVAGKIGQPVEHVYKTLVATAGKGNYFVFVIPVDAELNLKAAAKVVGQKKIEMLPVKELLGLTGYIRGGCSPIGMKKLFPTIIEEAATALDYIIVSAGKIGMQIKLAPEDLQQATNGQFASIVS; from the coding sequence TTGGCGAAGAAGCAGGCAAAGACGAATGCAGTTCGTTTAATTGAGCAAAAAAAAATCGCACATGAAATTTTTGAGTATACAATCAATGACGGGGAAGCGGTGGATGGATTGACTGTTGCCGGGAAAATTGGCCAGCCTGTCGAACATGTTTATAAAACATTGGTCGCCACTGCAGGAAAGGGCAATTATTTTGTTTTCGTTATCCCGGTCGATGCGGAACTGAATTTAAAGGCTGCCGCAAAAGTGGTAGGGCAAAAGAAAATTGAGATGCTGCCCGTAAAAGAGCTACTCGGTTTGACCGGTTATATTCGGGGAGGCTGCTCGCCGATCGGGATGAAAAAGCTGTTTCCAACAATTATTGAGGAAGCGGCGACTGCACTTGACTATATAATTGTCAGTGCCGGAAAAATCGGGATGCAGATTAAGCTTGCACCGGAAGATTTACAACAGGCAACGAACGGGCAATTTGCATCGATTGTTTCTTGA
- a CDS encoding GNAT family N-acetyltransferase, with the protein MLHLKTITKDNWIKAISLKVREDQVKFVASNAVSLAQLNFLENFHAKGIYYGEEMIGFTLYGLDEDDHEHWIYRMMIDQKHQGKGYGKEAVRLVIEDIRAMKEPHHQTITLSYEPDNEHAKRIYEKMGFQEIDGLVIEGEQVARYSY; encoded by the coding sequence ATGCTGCATTTAAAAACGATTACAAAAGACAATTGGATAAAAGCGATCTCGCTAAAAGTACGGGAGGATCAAGTAAAGTTTGTCGCCTCGAATGCGGTGTCACTGGCACAGCTGAACTTTCTGGAAAATTTCCATGCGAAAGGAATTTACTATGGTGAAGAAATGATCGGTTTCACGCTTTATGGTCTTGATGAAGATGACCATGAGCACTGGATTTACCGAATGATGATCGATCAAAAACATCAGGGGAAAGGTTATGGCAAGGAGGCGGTTCGGCTCGTTATAGAGGATATTCGAGCAATGAAAGAGCCTCACCATCAAACAATTACCCTTTCCTATGAGCCTGACAATGAGCATGCAAAGCGCATCTATGAAAAAATGGGCTTTCAGGAAATAGACGGCCTTGTTATTGAAGGTGAACAAGTAGCACGCTATTCGTATTAG
- a CDS encoding Y-family DNA polymerase, producing the protein MYENAPERSIICIDMRSFYASCIASVENLNVMEVPIAIVGNFQQKGSVVLAASPPMKKRFNIRTGSRLYEIPPHPDIRLFEPRMSLFIRISMEITRLFNEFVPKEAIHVYSVDESFIDLTGTEKLWGPPEETAKYIQQLVYNQFEIPCAVGFGPNMLMAKLALDIEAKKTGFAKWTYNDVPEKLWPIMPLSTMWGIGSRTERTLNHMGIYSVYDLAHADLTLLEKRFGVLGNQLYYHAWGIDHSTVGAPIMQGQISFGKGQMLMRDYRSRKEILVVLLEMCEDVARRAREAKKIGRTISLGLSYSKDAFGGGFHRSRTIDEPTNDTLKIFEVCKQLLDEFYAERPARKVTITLSNIESEYSMQLSLFDEMRWRNRKLGETMDRLRTKYGTTAILRAVSYTEAGTALTRAKLVGGHKQ; encoded by the coding sequence ATGTATGAAAATGCGCCGGAACGTTCGATTATTTGTATTGATATGCGCAGTTTTTATGCAAGCTGTATTGCATCGGTTGAAAATTTAAATGTAATGGAAGTCCCGATTGCGATTGTCGGAAATTTTCAGCAAAAGGGGAGTGTTGTACTTGCAGCGTCCCCTCCGATGAAAAAGCGCTTTAATATTCGCACAGGTTCACGATTATACGAAATCCCGCCACATCCGGATATTCGTCTTTTTGAGCCGCGGATGTCATTATTTATACGCATATCAATGGAAATTACACGTCTGTTCAACGAGTTCGTTCCAAAAGAGGCCATTCATGTATATAGTGTCGACGAAAGTTTTATCGATTTAACCGGAACCGAAAAATTATGGGGACCGCCTGAAGAAACAGCGAAATACATTCAGCAGCTCGTTTACAACCAATTTGAAATTCCATGTGCAGTCGGTTTCGGTCCCAATATGTTAATGGCAAAACTGGCGCTCGATATCGAAGCAAAAAAGACGGGATTTGCAAAATGGACATATAATGATGTACCGGAAAAATTGTGGCCGATCATGCCGCTGTCCACGATGTGGGGCATCGGCAGCCGTACGGAAAGAACGCTGAATCATATGGGCATTTATTCTGTCTACGATTTGGCGCATGCCGATTTAACGTTACTTGAAAAGCGCTTCGGAGTTCTTGGCAATCAGCTTTATTATCATGCTTGGGGAATCGATCATTCGACAGTCGGTGCGCCGATTATGCAAGGGCAAATCAGCTTCGGTAAAGGTCAGATGCTGATGCGCGATTATCGCAGTCGAAAGGAAATTTTAGTCGTATTGCTGGAAATGTGTGAAGACGTGGCAAGACGGGCGCGGGAAGCGAAAAAAATTGGTCGGACGATTTCATTAGGGCTTAGCTACAGTAAAGATGCTTTCGGGGGCGGATTTCACCGTTCACGCACAATCGATGAGCCGACAAACGATACGCTGAAAATTTTCGAAGTGTGCAAGCAGCTGCTCGACGAATTTTACGCCGAACGACCGGCACGCAAAGTTACGATTACATTAAGCAATATTGAAAGCGAATATTCGATGCAGCTCAGCCTGTTCGATGAAATGCGTTGGCGCAACCGTAAGCTTGGAGAAACGATGGACCGTTTACGTACAAAATACGGCACAACAGCGATATTGCGTGCGGTTTCCTATACGGAAGCTGGTACTGCACTGACACGGGCTAAATTAGTAGGCGGGCATAAACAATAA
- a CDS encoding SDR family NAD(P)-dependent oxidoreductase encodes MKFENKIIIVTGAAGGIGKEIVRKLVNEKAKVVLVDLNEDAIKAVQTELSLTDENSLIVKADVSKEDNVKNYVDQTISKFSRIDGFVNNAGVEGPAKPLEEITEKEFDFVYGINVKGVLFGLKYVLPVMKEQKSGSIVNTSSVAGLIGSPSMALYNSSKHAVMGLNKVAALEAAAYNVRVNTVNPGVINTQMMRKIEANVAPGAAEAAQAAYNDAVPMKRYGEPEEVANVIAFLLSDEASYVSSSSFTIDGALYNV; translated from the coding sequence ATGAAATTTGAAAACAAAATTATTATTGTCACAGGTGCTGCAGGAGGTATCGGTAAAGAGATTGTAAGAAAACTGGTTAATGAAAAAGCAAAAGTTGTATTGGTCGATCTAAACGAAGATGCGATTAAAGCTGTTCAAACAGAACTTTCACTTACAGATGAAAACAGCTTAATTGTAAAAGCTGATGTGTCAAAAGAAGACAATGTAAAAAACTATGTAGATCAAACAATCTCGAAATTCAGCCGAATCGACGGCTTTGTAAATAACGCAGGTGTTGAAGGCCCGGCAAAACCTCTTGAAGAAATTACAGAAAAAGAATTCGACTTTGTATATGGCATTAATGTAAAAGGTGTTCTTTTCGGCCTAAAATATGTACTGCCGGTAATGAAAGAACAAAAATCCGGTTCTATTGTCAATACTTCATCAGTAGCCGGCTTAATCGGTTCTCCAAGTATGGCACTATATAATTCATCTAAACATGCAGTAATGGGTCTTAATAAGGTGGCCGCTTTAGAAGCAGCAGCGTATAATGTTCGTGTAAATACGGTAAATCCAGGTGTGATCAATACACAAATGATGCGTAAAATTGAAGCAAATGTTGCGCCGGGCGCTGCAGAGGCAGCTCAAGCAGCATACAATGATGCTGTACCGATGAAACGCTATGGTGAACCGGAAGAAGTAGCAAATGTTATTGCTTTCTTACTTTCTGATGAAGCTTCATATGTAAGTTCTTCTTCTTTCACGATAGATGGCGCATTATACAATGTTTAA